The proteins below are encoded in one region of Takifugu rubripes chromosome 1, fTakRub1.2, whole genome shotgun sequence:
- the LOC101077160 gene encoding uncharacterized protein isoform X3, whose translation MYLENSMQGTVSGEEEQSAEAMITEQCQLPKEAATDLTDLLKQRDKSAIEAVVEYAEQTVQREVEPSVFHVELQMTRDEDESFPHCDHLPESLTSDAFFESDEFGDKCETSRLSQPLSECDQHSEGIRPCKSCQHCANHSTVTNCFPCSEHQTEALQLSQQCEAFDHHFDREPNKWAAICKEFEQCDTPESTLVPADPLAVHQQHDCFDSEPELSVKDSEESTINGCTPNTLDSLDSLESELDENEESDEAEHDETDEEIPGFSHFNAPAHVYSDDREASECCDAYKLRKANMSCVDYNECVKGYFVISHYKPSVTSEQWNSDMSSEFFSEEDGSSYCSSVETKSFKTCLDGSIPSDPCSDSSGESDKGAQEDSSDEQTQWESFEDEDEEIEQRHLNACQEEGLKTPVDIVIEDYFDLFDSGEYYGHTFLQKTQYISCFDGGDIDARLHLQSQVHKQTEYECKENSAKTEQYTVQDSDPSCDVLEGAAEEEGLRDDTSSGSMKDPDECMQEWGSSLADDETECDEAEEDRTCEFYDQVSEDKGDAYEDELSHVQNDNTTFTPGPLETLLSDCTKTCEFEELACSEMEPYWSLVEENEQRDPGVEEYYAYQIRSIQSSNKHDLNGLVNNRPCHQINQLNQNGEQATALPTTQSAGDCGSNQIFKALKPPSGIIHSVVSELTNSEEEDTHEATEQTGDTDEEEFDDETSEFCECEYCIPPDEQVPVKPLLPPTESHDAKKICVVIDLDETLVHSSFTPVSDADFIIPVEIEGTVHQVYVLKRPHVDEFLKRMGELFECVLFTASLSKYADPVSDMLDTWGAFRNRLFRESCVFHKGNYVKDLSRLGRDLDKVIIIDNSPVSYIFQPENAVPVVSWFDDKSDTELLDLIPFFERLSQADDIYPFLTEQRTSG comes from the exons ATGTATCTGGAAAACTCCATGCAAGGTACAGTCTCCGGAGAAGAGGAGCAGTCAGCTGAAGCCATGATCACTGAACAGTGCCAGCTTCCAAAAGAGGCCGCTACAGATTTAACCGATCTATTAAAACAAAGGGATAAATCTGCAATCGAGGCTGTTGTGGAATACGCAGAACAGACTGTCCAAAGAGAAGTCGAGCCCTCAGTCTTTCATGTGGAACTTCAGATGACCAGGGATGAAGATGAGTCCTTTCCACATTGTGACCATCTCCCCGAGAGCTTAACCAGCGATGCCTTTTTCGAGTCTGATGAGTTTGGTGATAAGTGCGAGACCTCTAGGTTAAGCCAACCACTCAGTGAATGTGACCAACACAGCGAGGGTATTAGACCTTGTAAGTCCTGCCAGCATTGTGCTAATCATAGCACGGTTACCAACTGTTTTCCTTGCAGCGAACATCAGACAGAAGCGCTTCAGTTATCTCAGCAATGCGAAGCATTTGATCATCACTTTGACCGTGAGCCAAACAAATGGGCAGCGATCTGTAAGGAGTTTGAACAGTGCGACACGCCTGAGTCCACCCTTGTACCTGCAGACCCGCTCGCCGTACATCAGCAGCACGACTGCTTTGACTCTGAGCCAGAATTATCCGTGAAGGACTCTGAGGAAAGCACCATCAATGGTTGCACGCCGAACACATTGGATTCCCTGGACTCACTGGAGTCTGAACttgatgaaaatgaagagagtgATGAGGCTGAGCACGACGAAACTGATGAGGAGATCCCAGGATTCTCGCATTTCAACGCACCAGCACACGTTTATTCAGATGACCGTGAAGCGAGCGAATGCTGTGATGCGTACAAGTTAAGGAAAGCAAACATGTCCTGCGTCGACTACAATGAGTGTGTGAAGGGTTACTTTGTGATTAGCCACTATAAACCAAGTGTTACCTCAGAGCAGTGGAACTCTGACATGTCGTCAGAGTTCTTCTCAGAAGAAGATGGCTCGTCCTACTGCTCTTCTGTTGAAACCAAATCCTTTAAGACTTGTCTTGATGGAAGTATTCCTTCAGATCCTTGCTCGGATTCATCTGGGGAATCTGATAAAGGAGCCCAGGAGGACTCAAGTGATGAGCAGACGCAGTGGGAATCTTtcgaagatgaagatgaagaaataGAGCAACGCCACCTGAATGCGTGTCAAGAGGAGGGATTGAAAACGCCAGTTGATATAGTTATCGAGGACTATTTTGATCTTTTTGACAGCGGTGAATATTACGGACACACTTTTCTCCAGAAGACGCAGTATATCTCATGCTTCGATGGGGGGGATATCGATGCTCGCCTGCACCTTCAGTCTCAGGTACACAAGCAAACCGAATACGAGTGTAAAGAAAACAGTGCGAAAACTGAACAGTACACTGTCCAGGACAGTGACCCTTCCTGTGATGTCCTGGAAGgtgcagcagaagaggaaggtCTGAGGGACGATACCTCATCTGGGTCAATGAAGGACCCAGACGAATGCATGCAAGAGTGGGGTTCAAGTTTAGCTGACGATGAAACGGAGTGCGACGAGGCAGAGGAGGATCGAACCTGTGAGTTTTACGACCAAGTGTCTGAAGACAAAG GTGATGCTTATGAAGATGAACTCTCCCATGTGCAGAATGACAACACTACCTTCACCCCTGGTCCTTTAGAGACTCTGCTGTCTGATTGCACAAAAACCTGTGAATTTGAGGAACTGGCATGCTCAGAAATGGAACCATATTGGTCACTTGTTGAAGAAAACGAACAGCGTGACCCTGGAGTTGAAGAATATTATGCATATCAGATAAGAAGCATCCAGTCCTCTAATAAACATGATCTGAACGGTCTTGTAAACAACAGGCCATGCCACCAAATAAACCAGCTGAATCAGAATGGAGAACAAGCAACCGCCCTTCCGACTACACAATCAGCTGGTGACTGTGGGTCGAACCAAATATTCAAAGCATTAAAGCCACCTTCAGGCATCATTCACAGTGTTGTCTCAGAACTTACAAATAGTGAGGAAGAAGATACACACGAGGCCACGGAACAGACTGGCGACACAGATGAGGAGGAGTTTGATGACGAGACCTCCGAATTTTGCGAATGCGAGTACTGCATCCCTCCGGACGAGCAG GTTCCAGTCAAACCGCTGCTTCCCCCGACTGAGTCACACGATGCAAAAAAGATCTGTGTTGTCATCGATTTGGACGAAACACTCGTGCACAGTTCATTTACG CCGGTGAGCGATGCTGATTTTATCATTCCAGTGGAAATTGAGGGAACAGTTCACCAG GTGTATGTATTAAAGAGACCCCACGTCGACGAATTCCTCAAGAGAATGGGAGAATTGTTCGAGTGCGTTTTGTTCACTGCCAGTTTATCCAAG TATGCAGATCCGGTTTCAGACATGTTGGACACATGGGGTGCTTTCAGGAACCGACTCTTTCGGGAGTCGTGTGTTTTCCACAAGGGGAATTATGTGAAAGACCTGAGCCGTTTAGGACGAGACCTGGACAAGGTCATTATTATTGACAACTCGCCGGTATCCTACATCTTTCAACCCGAAAATGCA GTTCCAGTCGTGTCCTGGTTTGATGACAAGTCCGATACCGAGCTCCTCGACCTCATCCCATTTTTCGAGAGACTCAGCCAAGCAGATGACATCTACCCTTTTCTGACAGAGCAGAGAACTTCAGGCTAA
- the LOC101077160 gene encoding uncharacterized protein isoform X2, whose product MYLENSMQGTVSGEEEQSAEAMITEQCQLPKEAATDLTDLLKQRDKSAIEAVVEYAEQTVQREVEPSVFHVELQMTRDEDESFPHCDHLPESLTSDAFFESDEFGDKCETSRLSQPLSECDQHSEGIRPCKSCQHCANHSTVTNCFPCSEHQTEALQLSQQCEAFDHHFDREPNKWAAICKEFEQCDTPESTLVPADPLAVHQQHDCFDSEPELSVKDSEESTINGCTPNTLDSLDSLESELDENEESDEAEHDETDEEIPGFSHFNAPAHVYSDDREASECCDAYKLRKANMSCVDYNECVKGYFVISHYKPSVTSEQWNSDMSSEFFSEEDGSSYCSSVETKSFKTCLDGSIPSDPCSDSSGESDKGAQEDSSDEQTQWESFEDEDEEIEQRHLNACQEEGLKTPVDIVIEDYFDLFDSGEYYGHTFLQKTQYISCFDGGDIDARLHLQSQDSDPSCDVLEGAAEEEGLRDDTSSGSMKDPDECMQEWGSSLADDETECDEAEEDRTCEFYDQVSEDKGANSTLPGPADERMFAPFINDISVEGDAYEDELSHVQNDNTTFTPGPLETLLSDCTKTCEFEELACSEMEPYWSLVEENEQRDPGVEEYYAYQIRSIQSSNKHDLNGLVNNRPCHQINQLNQNGEQATALPTTQSAGDCGSNQIFKALKPPSGIIHSVVSELTNSEEEDTHEATEQTGDTDEEEFDDETSEFCECEYCIPPDEQVPVKPLLPPTESHDAKKICVVIDLDETLVHSSFTPVSDADFIIPVEIEGTVHQVYVLKRPHVDEFLKRMGELFECVLFTASLSKYADPVSDMLDTWGAFRNRLFRESCVFHKGNYVKDLSRLGRDLDKVIIIDNSPVSYIFQPENAVPVVSWFDDKSDTELLDLIPFFERLSQADDIYPFLTEQRTSG is encoded by the exons ATGTATCTGGAAAACTCCATGCAAGGTACAGTCTCCGGAGAAGAGGAGCAGTCAGCTGAAGCCATGATCACTGAACAGTGCCAGCTTCCAAAAGAGGCCGCTACAGATTTAACCGATCTATTAAAACAAAGGGATAAATCTGCAATCGAGGCTGTTGTGGAATACGCAGAACAGACTGTCCAAAGAGAAGTCGAGCCCTCAGTCTTTCATGTGGAACTTCAGATGACCAGGGATGAAGATGAGTCCTTTCCACATTGTGACCATCTCCCCGAGAGCTTAACCAGCGATGCCTTTTTCGAGTCTGATGAGTTTGGTGATAAGTGCGAGACCTCTAGGTTAAGCCAACCACTCAGTGAATGTGACCAACACAGCGAGGGTATTAGACCTTGTAAGTCCTGCCAGCATTGTGCTAATCATAGCACGGTTACCAACTGTTTTCCTTGCAGCGAACATCAGACAGAAGCGCTTCAGTTATCTCAGCAATGCGAAGCATTTGATCATCACTTTGACCGTGAGCCAAACAAATGGGCAGCGATCTGTAAGGAGTTTGAACAGTGCGACACGCCTGAGTCCACCCTTGTACCTGCAGACCCGCTCGCCGTACATCAGCAGCACGACTGCTTTGACTCTGAGCCAGAATTATCCGTGAAGGACTCTGAGGAAAGCACCATCAATGGTTGCACGCCGAACACATTGGATTCCCTGGACTCACTGGAGTCTGAACttgatgaaaatgaagagagtgATGAGGCTGAGCACGACGAAACTGATGAGGAGATCCCAGGATTCTCGCATTTCAACGCACCAGCACACGTTTATTCAGATGACCGTGAAGCGAGCGAATGCTGTGATGCGTACAAGTTAAGGAAAGCAAACATGTCCTGCGTCGACTACAATGAGTGTGTGAAGGGTTACTTTGTGATTAGCCACTATAAACCAAGTGTTACCTCAGAGCAGTGGAACTCTGACATGTCGTCAGAGTTCTTCTCAGAAGAAGATGGCTCGTCCTACTGCTCTTCTGTTGAAACCAAATCCTTTAAGACTTGTCTTGATGGAAGTATTCCTTCAGATCCTTGCTCGGATTCATCTGGGGAATCTGATAAAGGAGCCCAGGAGGACTCAAGTGATGAGCAGACGCAGTGGGAATCTTtcgaagatgaagatgaagaaataGAGCAACGCCACCTGAATGCGTGTCAAGAGGAGGGATTGAAAACGCCAGTTGATATAGTTATCGAGGACTATTTTGATCTTTTTGACAGCGGTGAATATTACGGACACACTTTTCTCCAGAAGACGCAGTATATCTCATGCTTCGATGGGGGGGATATCGATGCTCGCCTGCACCTTCAGTCTCAG GACAGTGACCCTTCCTGTGATGTCCTGGAAGgtgcagcagaagaggaaggtCTGAGGGACGATACCTCATCTGGGTCAATGAAGGACCCAGACGAATGCATGCAAGAGTGGGGTTCAAGTTTAGCTGACGATGAAACGGAGTGCGACGAGGCAGAGGAGGATCGAACCTGTGAGTTTTACGACCAAGTGTCTGAAGACAAAGGTGCCAATTCCACTCTGCCCGGTCCTGCTGATGAAAGAATGTTTGCACCATTTATAAATGACATTTCTGTTGAAGGTGATGCTTATGAAGATGAACTCTCCCATGTGCAGAATGACAACACTACCTTCACCCCTGGTCCTTTAGAGACTCTGCTGTCTGATTGCACAAAAACCTGTGAATTTGAGGAACTGGCATGCTCAGAAATGGAACCATATTGGTCACTTGTTGAAGAAAACGAACAGCGTGACCCTGGAGTTGAAGAATATTATGCATATCAGATAAGAAGCATCCAGTCCTCTAATAAACATGATCTGAACGGTCTTGTAAACAACAGGCCATGCCACCAAATAAACCAGCTGAATCAGAATGGAGAACAAGCAACCGCCCTTCCGACTACACAATCAGCTGGTGACTGTGGGTCGAACCAAATATTCAAAGCATTAAAGCCACCTTCAGGCATCATTCACAGTGTTGTCTCAGAACTTACAAATAGTGAGGAAGAAGATACACACGAGGCCACGGAACAGACTGGCGACACAGATGAGGAGGAGTTTGATGACGAGACCTCCGAATTTTGCGAATGCGAGTACTGCATCCCTCCGGACGAGCAG GTTCCAGTCAAACCGCTGCTTCCCCCGACTGAGTCACACGATGCAAAAAAGATCTGTGTTGTCATCGATTTGGACGAAACACTCGTGCACAGTTCATTTACG CCGGTGAGCGATGCTGATTTTATCATTCCAGTGGAAATTGAGGGAACAGTTCACCAG GTGTATGTATTAAAGAGACCCCACGTCGACGAATTCCTCAAGAGAATGGGAGAATTGTTCGAGTGCGTTTTGTTCACTGCCAGTTTATCCAAG TATGCAGATCCGGTTTCAGACATGTTGGACACATGGGGTGCTTTCAGGAACCGACTCTTTCGGGAGTCGTGTGTTTTCCACAAGGGGAATTATGTGAAAGACCTGAGCCGTTTAGGACGAGACCTGGACAAGGTCATTATTATTGACAACTCGCCGGTATCCTACATCTTTCAACCCGAAAATGCA GTTCCAGTCGTGTCCTGGTTTGATGACAAGTCCGATACCGAGCTCCTCGACCTCATCCCATTTTTCGAGAGACTCAGCCAAGCAGATGACATCTACCCTTTTCTGACAGAGCAGAGAACTTCAGGCTAA
- the LOC101077160 gene encoding uncharacterized protein isoform X1 yields MYLENSMQGTVSGEEEQSAEAMITEQCQLPKEAATDLTDLLKQRDKSAIEAVVEYAEQTVQREVEPSVFHVELQMTRDEDESFPHCDHLPESLTSDAFFESDEFGDKCETSRLSQPLSECDQHSEGIRPCKSCQHCANHSTVTNCFPCSEHQTEALQLSQQCEAFDHHFDREPNKWAAICKEFEQCDTPESTLVPADPLAVHQQHDCFDSEPELSVKDSEESTINGCTPNTLDSLDSLESELDENEESDEAEHDETDEEIPGFSHFNAPAHVYSDDREASECCDAYKLRKANMSCVDYNECVKGYFVISHYKPSVTSEQWNSDMSSEFFSEEDGSSYCSSVETKSFKTCLDGSIPSDPCSDSSGESDKGAQEDSSDEQTQWESFEDEDEEIEQRHLNACQEEGLKTPVDIVIEDYFDLFDSGEYYGHTFLQKTQYISCFDGGDIDARLHLQSQVHKQTEYECKENSAKTEQYTVQDSDPSCDVLEGAAEEEGLRDDTSSGSMKDPDECMQEWGSSLADDETECDEAEEDRTCEFYDQVSEDKGANSTLPGPADERMFAPFINDISVEGDAYEDELSHVQNDNTTFTPGPLETLLSDCTKTCEFEELACSEMEPYWSLVEENEQRDPGVEEYYAYQIRSIQSSNKHDLNGLVNNRPCHQINQLNQNGEQATALPTTQSAGDCGSNQIFKALKPPSGIIHSVVSELTNSEEEDTHEATEQTGDTDEEEFDDETSEFCECEYCIPPDEQVPVKPLLPPTESHDAKKICVVIDLDETLVHSSFTPVSDADFIIPVEIEGTVHQVYVLKRPHVDEFLKRMGELFECVLFTASLSKYADPVSDMLDTWGAFRNRLFRESCVFHKGNYVKDLSRLGRDLDKVIIIDNSPVSYIFQPENAVPVVSWFDDKSDTELLDLIPFFERLSQADDIYPFLTEQRTSG; encoded by the exons ATGTATCTGGAAAACTCCATGCAAGGTACAGTCTCCGGAGAAGAGGAGCAGTCAGCTGAAGCCATGATCACTGAACAGTGCCAGCTTCCAAAAGAGGCCGCTACAGATTTAACCGATCTATTAAAACAAAGGGATAAATCTGCAATCGAGGCTGTTGTGGAATACGCAGAACAGACTGTCCAAAGAGAAGTCGAGCCCTCAGTCTTTCATGTGGAACTTCAGATGACCAGGGATGAAGATGAGTCCTTTCCACATTGTGACCATCTCCCCGAGAGCTTAACCAGCGATGCCTTTTTCGAGTCTGATGAGTTTGGTGATAAGTGCGAGACCTCTAGGTTAAGCCAACCACTCAGTGAATGTGACCAACACAGCGAGGGTATTAGACCTTGTAAGTCCTGCCAGCATTGTGCTAATCATAGCACGGTTACCAACTGTTTTCCTTGCAGCGAACATCAGACAGAAGCGCTTCAGTTATCTCAGCAATGCGAAGCATTTGATCATCACTTTGACCGTGAGCCAAACAAATGGGCAGCGATCTGTAAGGAGTTTGAACAGTGCGACACGCCTGAGTCCACCCTTGTACCTGCAGACCCGCTCGCCGTACATCAGCAGCACGACTGCTTTGACTCTGAGCCAGAATTATCCGTGAAGGACTCTGAGGAAAGCACCATCAATGGTTGCACGCCGAACACATTGGATTCCCTGGACTCACTGGAGTCTGAACttgatgaaaatgaagagagtgATGAGGCTGAGCACGACGAAACTGATGAGGAGATCCCAGGATTCTCGCATTTCAACGCACCAGCACACGTTTATTCAGATGACCGTGAAGCGAGCGAATGCTGTGATGCGTACAAGTTAAGGAAAGCAAACATGTCCTGCGTCGACTACAATGAGTGTGTGAAGGGTTACTTTGTGATTAGCCACTATAAACCAAGTGTTACCTCAGAGCAGTGGAACTCTGACATGTCGTCAGAGTTCTTCTCAGAAGAAGATGGCTCGTCCTACTGCTCTTCTGTTGAAACCAAATCCTTTAAGACTTGTCTTGATGGAAGTATTCCTTCAGATCCTTGCTCGGATTCATCTGGGGAATCTGATAAAGGAGCCCAGGAGGACTCAAGTGATGAGCAGACGCAGTGGGAATCTTtcgaagatgaagatgaagaaataGAGCAACGCCACCTGAATGCGTGTCAAGAGGAGGGATTGAAAACGCCAGTTGATATAGTTATCGAGGACTATTTTGATCTTTTTGACAGCGGTGAATATTACGGACACACTTTTCTCCAGAAGACGCAGTATATCTCATGCTTCGATGGGGGGGATATCGATGCTCGCCTGCACCTTCAGTCTCAGGTACACAAGCAAACCGAATACGAGTGTAAAGAAAACAGTGCGAAAACTGAACAGTACACTGTCCAGGACAGTGACCCTTCCTGTGATGTCCTGGAAGgtgcagcagaagaggaaggtCTGAGGGACGATACCTCATCTGGGTCAATGAAGGACCCAGACGAATGCATGCAAGAGTGGGGTTCAAGTTTAGCTGACGATGAAACGGAGTGCGACGAGGCAGAGGAGGATCGAACCTGTGAGTTTTACGACCAAGTGTCTGAAGACAAAGGTGCCAATTCCACTCTGCCCGGTCCTGCTGATGAAAGAATGTTTGCACCATTTATAAATGACATTTCTGTTGAAGGTGATGCTTATGAAGATGAACTCTCCCATGTGCAGAATGACAACACTACCTTCACCCCTGGTCCTTTAGAGACTCTGCTGTCTGATTGCACAAAAACCTGTGAATTTGAGGAACTGGCATGCTCAGAAATGGAACCATATTGGTCACTTGTTGAAGAAAACGAACAGCGTGACCCTGGAGTTGAAGAATATTATGCATATCAGATAAGAAGCATCCAGTCCTCTAATAAACATGATCTGAACGGTCTTGTAAACAACAGGCCATGCCACCAAATAAACCAGCTGAATCAGAATGGAGAACAAGCAACCGCCCTTCCGACTACACAATCAGCTGGTGACTGTGGGTCGAACCAAATATTCAAAGCATTAAAGCCACCTTCAGGCATCATTCACAGTGTTGTCTCAGAACTTACAAATAGTGAGGAAGAAGATACACACGAGGCCACGGAACAGACTGGCGACACAGATGAGGAGGAGTTTGATGACGAGACCTCCGAATTTTGCGAATGCGAGTACTGCATCCCTCCGGACGAGCAG GTTCCAGTCAAACCGCTGCTTCCCCCGACTGAGTCACACGATGCAAAAAAGATCTGTGTTGTCATCGATTTGGACGAAACACTCGTGCACAGTTCATTTACG CCGGTGAGCGATGCTGATTTTATCATTCCAGTGGAAATTGAGGGAACAGTTCACCAG GTGTATGTATTAAAGAGACCCCACGTCGACGAATTCCTCAAGAGAATGGGAGAATTGTTCGAGTGCGTTTTGTTCACTGCCAGTTTATCCAAG TATGCAGATCCGGTTTCAGACATGTTGGACACATGGGGTGCTTTCAGGAACCGACTCTTTCGGGAGTCGTGTGTTTTCCACAAGGGGAATTATGTGAAAGACCTGAGCCGTTTAGGACGAGACCTGGACAAGGTCATTATTATTGACAACTCGCCGGTATCCTACATCTTTCAACCCGAAAATGCA GTTCCAGTCGTGTCCTGGTTTGATGACAAGTCCGATACCGAGCTCCTCGACCTCATCCCATTTTTCGAGAGACTCAGCCAAGCAGATGACATCTACCCTTTTCTGACAGAGCAGAGAACTTCAGGCTAA